In Citrobacter sp. RHB25-C09, the following proteins share a genomic window:
- the caiB gene encoding L-carnitine CoA-transferase, which translates to MNRLPMPAFGPLAGLRVVFSGIEIAGPFAGQMFAEWGAEVIWIENVAWADTIRVQPNYPQLSRRNLHALSLNIFKDEGREAFLKLMETTDIFIEASKGPAFARRGITDEVLWQHNPKLVIAHLSGFGQYGTEEYTNLPAYNTIAQAFSGYLIQNGDVDQPMPAFPYTADYFSGMTATTAALAALHKVSETGKGESIDIAMYEVMLRMGQYFMMDYFNGGEICPRMTKGKDPYYAGCGLYKCADGYIVMELVGITQISECFKDIGLEHILGTPEVPEGTQLIHRVECPYGPLVEEKLDAWLATHTIAEVQTRFAELNIACAKVLTIPELEGNPQYVARESITQWQAMDGRTCKGPNVMPKFKNNPGKIWRGMPSHGMDTAAILKNIGYDEAEIKELVSKGLAKVED; encoded by the coding sequence ATGAATCGTCTACCAATGCCCGCCTTTGGTCCCCTTGCCGGACTGCGGGTGGTTTTTTCCGGGATCGAAATCGCCGGGCCGTTCGCCGGGCAAATGTTTGCCGAATGGGGTGCGGAAGTCATCTGGATTGAAAACGTGGCCTGGGCCGATACCATTCGCGTCCAGCCCAACTATCCGCAGCTTTCACGCCGTAACCTGCACGCGCTGTCGCTCAATATTTTCAAAGATGAAGGACGGGAAGCGTTTCTCAAATTAATGGAAACCACCGATATCTTTATCGAAGCCAGTAAAGGCCCCGCCTTTGCCCGCCGAGGGATCACCGACGAGGTGCTGTGGCAACATAACCCGAAACTGGTTATCGCCCATCTGTCAGGGTTTGGGCAATACGGTACCGAGGAGTACACCAACCTGCCAGCCTATAACACTATCGCTCAGGCCTTCAGCGGCTATCTGATCCAGAACGGCGATGTCGACCAGCCGATGCCCGCCTTCCCCTACACCGCAGACTATTTTTCCGGCATGACGGCCACCACCGCCGCGCTGGCTGCCCTGCATAAAGTTAGCGAAACCGGAAAAGGCGAAAGCATTGATATCGCCATGTATGAAGTGATGCTGCGCATGGGCCAGTACTTCATGATGGACTACTTCAACGGCGGCGAAATTTGTCCCCGGATGACCAAAGGCAAAGACCCCTACTACGCCGGATGCGGGCTGTATAAATGCGCCGACGGTTACATTGTGATGGAGCTGGTTGGCATTACGCAAATTAGCGAATGCTTCAAGGATATTGGGCTGGAACACATTCTCGGGACGCCTGAAGTTCCGGAAGGAACACAGCTCATCCACCGCGTCGAATGTCCTTACGGACCGCTGGTAGAAGAGAAACTGGACGCGTGGCTGGCAACGCACACCATCGCCGAAGTGCAGACGCGTTTTGCCGAACTGAACATTGCCTGTGCAAAAGTGCTGACCATTCCGGAGCTGGAAGGCAATCCGCAGTATGTCGCCCGAGAGTCCATCACCCAATGGCAGGCAATGGATGGCCGCACCTGCAAAGGGCCGAACGTGATGCCGAAATTTAAAAATAATCCAGGGAAAATCTGGCGTGGGATGCCGTCTCACGGCATGGATACCGCCGCCATTCTGAAAAATATCGGTTACGACGAAGCAGAGATTAAGGAACTGGTCAGTAAAGGTCTGGCTAAAGTTGAGGACTAG
- the caiA gene encoding crotonobetainyl-CoA dehydrogenase, translating to MDFNLNDEQELFVAGIRELMASENWEAYFAECDRDSVYPERFVKALADMGIDSLLIPEEHGGLDAGFVTVAAVWMELGRLGAPTYVLYQLPGGFNTFLREGTQEQISKIMAFQGTGKQMWNSAITEPGAGSDVGSLKTTYTRKNGKVYLNGSKCFITSSAYTPYVVVMARDGASPDKPIYTEWCVDMSKAGIKVNKLEKLGLRMDSCCEINFDDVELDEKDMFGREGNGFNRVKEEFDHERFLVALTNYGTAMCAFEDAARYANQRVQFGETIGRFQLIQEKFAHMAIKLNSMKNMLFEAAWKADNGTITSGDAAMCKYFCANAAFEVVDSAMQVLGGVGIAGNHRITRFWRDLRVDRVSGGSDEMQILTLGRAVLKQYR from the coding sequence ATGGATTTCAATTTAAATGATGAACAGGAACTGTTTGTCGCCGGTATTCGTGAACTGATGGCCAGTGAGAACTGGGAAGCCTATTTTGCCGAGTGCGATCGTGACAGCGTCTATCCGGAGCGTTTCGTGAAGGCGCTGGCAGATATGGGTATCGATAGCCTGCTGATCCCGGAAGAGCATGGCGGCCTGGACGCCGGCTTCGTGACCGTCGCCGCCGTGTGGATGGAGCTTGGACGCCTCGGGGCGCCGACCTACGTGCTGTATCAGTTACCGGGGGGATTCAACACCTTCCTGCGTGAAGGTACCCAGGAGCAGATCAGTAAAATTATGGCGTTCCAGGGAACGGGGAAACAGATGTGGAACTCGGCGATCACCGAACCGGGAGCAGGATCGGATGTTGGCAGTTTAAAAACCACTTATACCCGCAAAAATGGTAAGGTTTATCTCAATGGTAGTAAGTGTTTTATTACCAGTAGCGCCTATACCCCGTATGTTGTGGTTATGGCAAGAGATGGCGCTTCCCCGGACAAACCGATTTACACCGAATGGTGTGTCGATATGAGCAAAGCGGGCATCAAGGTGAATAAGCTTGAGAAGCTCGGCCTGCGCATGGACAGCTGCTGTGAGATTAATTTTGACGATGTTGAGCTGGACGAAAAAGACATGTTCGGTCGGGAAGGTAATGGCTTCAACCGCGTGAAAGAAGAGTTCGATCACGAACGTTTCCTGGTAGCCCTCACCAACTACGGTACTGCGATGTGCGCCTTTGAAGATGCGGCGCGCTACGCGAACCAGCGCGTGCAATTTGGCGAAACCATTGGTCGCTTCCAGCTGATTCAGGAGAAGTTTGCCCATATGGCAATCAAGCTTAACTCCATGAAAAACATGCTCTTCGAAGCAGCGTGGAAAGCGGATAACGGCACCATTACTTCCGGCGACGCAGCTATGTGCAAATACTTCTGCGCCAACGCGGCGTTTGAAGTGGTGGATTCTGCGATGCAGGTGCTGGGTGGCGTGGGGATTGCGGGCAACCACCGTATTACCCGCTTCTGGCGTGACCTGCGCGTGGATCGCGTATCCGGTGGCTCTGATGAAATGCAGATCCTGACGTTGGGCCGTGCGGTATTGAAGCAATACCGATAA
- the caiT gene encoding L-carnitine/gamma-butyrobetaine antiporter has product MKNEKRKSGIEPKVFFPPLIIVGILCWLTVRDLDAANVVINAVFSYVTNVWGWAFEWYMIVMLFGWFWLVFGPYSKKKLGDEKPEFSTASWIFMMFASCTSAAVLFWGSIEIYYYISTPPFALAPNSTGAKELGLAYSLFHWGPLPWATYSFLSVAFAYFFFVRKMDVIRPSSTLAPLVGEKHAKGLFGTIVDNFYLVALIFAMGTSLGLATPLVTECMQYLFGIPHTLQLDAIIITCWIILNAICVACGLQKGVKIASDVRSYLSFLMLGWVFIVSGASFIMNYFTDSVGMLLMYLPRMLFYTDAIGKGGFPQGWTVFYWAWWVIYAIQMSIFLARISRGRTVRELCFGMVLGLTASTWILWTVLGSNTLLLMDKNIINIPQLIEQHGVARAIIETWAALPLSTATMWGFFILCFIATVTLINACSYTLAMSTCREVRDGEEPPLLVRIGWSVLVGVIGIVLLALGGLKPIQTAIIAGGCPLFFVNIMVTLSFIKDAKVHWKDK; this is encoded by the coding sequence ATGAAAAATGAAAAGAGAAAATCAGGAATAGAACCGAAAGTTTTCTTTCCGCCATTAATAATTGTCGGGATACTTTGTTGGTTAACGGTTCGCGATCTTGATGCCGCCAACGTCGTAATTAACGCCGTATTCAGTTATGTCACCAATGTCTGGGGATGGGCATTTGAGTGGTATATGATCGTGATGTTGTTCGGTTGGTTCTGGCTGGTTTTTGGCCCGTACTCCAAAAAGAAACTGGGCGATGAGAAACCTGAATTCAGTACCGCCAGTTGGATATTCATGATGTTCGCCTCCTGCACCTCGGCCGCCGTCCTGTTCTGGGGGTCGATTGAGATTTATTACTACATCTCAACGCCGCCGTTTGCCCTTGCGCCTAACTCCACCGGCGCGAAAGAGCTGGGCCTCGCCTACAGCCTGTTCCACTGGGGACCGCTGCCATGGGCAACCTACAGCTTCCTGTCGGTGGCCTTTGCCTACTTCTTCTTTGTGCGCAAGATGGACGTGATTCGCCCAAGCTCCACGCTGGCACCGCTGGTTGGGGAGAAACACGCCAAAGGACTGTTCGGGACCATCGTTGATAACTTCTACCTGGTGGCGCTGATCTTCGCTATGGGCACCAGCCTCGGACTGGCGACGCCGCTGGTGACGGAATGTATGCAGTACCTGTTCGGCATCCCGCACACGCTGCAACTGGACGCCATCATCATCACCTGCTGGATCATCCTGAACGCGATTTGCGTCGCCTGCGGCCTGCAAAAAGGGGTGAAAATTGCCAGCGATGTACGTAGCTATCTGAGCTTTCTGATGCTCGGCTGGGTGTTTATCGTCAGCGGCGCCAGCTTCATCATGAACTACTTCACCGACTCCGTCGGCATGCTGCTGATGTATCTACCGCGCATGTTGTTCTATACCGATGCCATCGGCAAAGGCGGCTTCCCGCAGGGCTGGACTGTTTTCTACTGGGCATGGTGGGTCATTTACGCCATCCAGATGAGCATCTTCCTGGCGCGTATTTCCCGTGGTCGCACCGTGCGTGAGCTGTGCTTCGGTATGGTGCTGGGGCTGACCGCTTCCACCTGGATCCTGTGGACCGTTCTCGGCAGTAACACCCTGCTGCTGATGGATAAAAACATCATCAACATTCCGCAACTGATTGAACAACACGGCGTGGCGCGCGCGATTATCGAAACCTGGGCCGCACTGCCGCTCAGCACCGCCACCATGTGGGGATTCTTCATCCTGTGCTTTATCGCCACCGTCACGCTGATTAACGCCTGCTCCTATACCCTGGCCATGTCGACCTGCCGCGAAGTTCGCGACGGAGAAGAACCGCCGTTGCTGGTACGTATCGGCTGGTCAGTACTGGTCGGCGTGATAGGCATCGTCCTGCTGGCGCTGGGCGGGCTGAAGCCAATTCAAACCGCGATTATTGCCGGCGGCTGTCCCCTGTTCTTCGTCAACATCATGGTGACACTCTCTTTTATCAAAGATGCCAAAGTGCACTGGAAAGATAAATAA
- a CDS encoding electron transfer flavoprotein FixA has product MKIITCYKSVPDEQDIAVNNADGSLDFSKADGKISQYDLNAIEAACQLKQQLGDAQVIAMSVGGKALTNAKGRKDVLSRGPDELVVVIDDRFEQALPRETAVVLAAAAQKSGFDLILCGDGSSDLYAQQVSLLVGETLNIPAVNGVSKILSLSDSTLIVERELEDETETLSIPLPAVVAVSTDINSPQIPSMKAILGAAKKPVQVWSADDIGFIAMEAGSAQHVAAPKQRERQRIVIEGDGEEQIAAFADSLRKIIN; this is encoded by the coding sequence ATGAAGATAATTACTTGCTACAAATCCGTGCCTGATGAGCAGGATATTGCCGTGAATAACGCCGACGGTTCATTAGATTTCAGTAAAGCGGATGGCAAAATCAGCCAATACGATCTCAATGCGATTGAAGCCGCCTGCCAGTTAAAACAGCAACTGGGCGACGCGCAGGTTATCGCCATGAGTGTAGGTGGCAAAGCGCTAACCAACGCTAAAGGGCGCAAAGACGTGCTCTCACGTGGCCCCGATGAGCTGGTGGTGGTGATTGACGATCGCTTCGAGCAGGCGCTGCCGCGCGAAACCGCTGTGGTACTGGCGGCTGCCGCGCAGAAGTCAGGCTTTGATTTGATCCTCTGTGGTGATGGTTCATCTGACCTTTATGCCCAACAGGTCAGCCTGCTGGTTGGTGAAACGCTGAACATCCCGGCGGTAAACGGCGTGAGTAAAATTCTCTCTCTGAGCGACAGTACGCTGATCGTTGAGCGCGAACTGGAAGATGAAACCGAAACCTTGAGCATTCCTTTACCGGCCGTTGTCGCGGTGTCTACCGATATCAACTCACCGCAAATACCTTCCATGAAAGCCATTCTGGGCGCGGCGAAAAAGCCGGTTCAGGTCTGGTCTGCTGACGATATTGGCTTCATCGCCATGGAAGCCGGTTCCGCACAGCACGTTGCTGCGCCGAAACAACGTGAGCGTCAGCGCATTGTTATTGAAGGCGATGGTGAAGAACAGATCGCCGCATTTGCCGATAGTCTGCGCAAAATTATTAATTAA